DNA from Papio anubis isolate 15944 chromosome 1, Panubis1.0, whole genome shotgun sequence:
tttttctAGTATTTGTATTTAACTTTAGAAAACTGCTTATCTGTTCAGAAATCTCTTACCCAATTAGTCCTTAAGGAAATCCTTGTAAGATTTACTGCTTAATGGTATCTGCATGACTTAAGGAATATGTACTTGGGAGTGGCACTTTTATTGTAAAGAATTTCACTATTTAACTTCAAAAGCTACCCAAAGAAAACTAGCTCATTGTAAAAATTTTAACCATAACTGGATAAAACAATGATAGGAAATGTAAGACTAAGCCTGCAGATTACTATTTAAGACAGAAAAATTTGTTTCAAGGAAAAGTCTTCTTAGCTTTTGTCTCAGGAAACTGCATTAATTACCAGACCATACCTTGGTATGACCCCTTCAACAGAACAGCTTGTTCTCAAAACACATTCAGATGTGTTTGGAACCACTGACTTGCAGGATAACCACAGAGCATCTGCCACTGGTTCTATTGATTCTCTTCTGCCAAATCCTAGTCATGATGGGAGTTTCACTATATTTAGCCAGTTACTATGTAAAGCACAGGCTAATGACTACAGGGCCAGGGTTGATGTCTAAAAAACTTTCCACTGTCCAACCTTTGGTTGTATTGCTTCCTCCTACTCCATGAACTCACACTCTTACATAGAAGCATAGAAGATGACTCTTAGTGTAAGCACTGTGGCTCTTTGGGCGGGTGTGTATGTGTCCTACAAATCACACTATGCTGGTCTGGGGAAGGTTATTACCCTTACCTTTTGTGCCTTACTTGCCCCAACTTTAAAATCAATCCAATCAGGGTTGGGAAAGGGAGTTAAATGAAAAGTTATGTACAGTTGTTAATGAGTAACACCGAATGGAAAGAAacacaccaaaatgttaacactgGTTGCTTCTGGGAAGTGGGATAATGAAtacttttaatttccatttataaatttctgtattttccaaattttctacaactAGTATATTTATTGATTCTTCAAATTAGCTTTTAGTGATAGTTACTTTATAATAGAATTGCTTAGATAAGAAAAGCTACCATGATACCAGCTGAGCAACACAATCACACtagcaatttaaaatgtttttattgtacagctctcaaaaaacaaaaccaaagtgccaaaGAATCATCTGGCAACATATCTTTTCAAAGAGGAAGCATGAGCTTCGATTTAAGACAGACCAGGGCTTGAATTCTGACCCCAACACTTACTAGTTGTATGACTGCAGAAAAACGACTTAACATTCCTGAAACCGTTTCTAATTTCCATTATTTGAGGCAACACCAtgtattaaaggagaaaaatataaacaaaggagCTGGCACATAATAGGAGTTCAATAAGTGAGGACTGGTATTTCCTTCCAATCACTGGCATATGTAATAATCAGTGTAGCtacaattctgttttcttcttgttaatagaaataaaactgatcTGCCCATTACATAAATTAATATCCTGCTTTCTGTGAATTGCTTCGTTTACCTTGCGtctttcttctgcagcttctaaTTTCTTCTGAATTTCCTCCAGAGAAAGATCCTTCTTCTTTGGAGGGGAAAGGGGGAATTCTGGAACAGATTCTTTTGACCGAGGGCTGAGAATCAGCTCAAAAGCCTGGCCTGAGGCACGCTTCTCCAGTTCTTTCACCTGGATATCTAGAattgattatatttataattcaGAAAACCAGGATTCTCCTATTCTAATAAACAGTACTATAATTTTCTAAAACCCAAATcaatttaatgtattaaattaGGGCTGATGAGGAAAGTTgtggttttttcccctttttattccTATCAGCCTACTGACACTAGAGGAAGATGTGTTTGCAGCAAGATATTATCTAAACACCATTTCCCAAGGCCAGGTACcatggctaatgcctataatcccagcactttgagaggccaacataggaagatcccttgagccctgaagtttgagaccagccttggcaacaaagggaaagcccatctctacaaaaaaaaattttttttaattaggtgggtgtggtagCCCATGCCGATAGTCCCAGATGCtatggaggctaaggtgggagaatcgcttgagcccacttGAGctccagaggtcaaggctgcagtgagctataattaagccactgcactccagcctgggcaagagtgagaccctgtctcaaaaaaaataaaaaataaaaaccatctcCCAGAAAAACAGCTCAACATTTTTGGATTAATAAATACTGTTTTGAGACATTAGTGTCTGACAATCGCTTTCATAAACAAAAGACTTGTGCAAACTCCACAATTTTGCTTCAGACTAAGCCAAACTGTCTAATAAACAATTATGAGCTCTTGGCACATTCAAGtgataatcattttttaattctcCTATTCATAAAATAGGTTTTGGATATGACCATAAGTGCCAAATCAAAGGTGAAGACCTGAGCCACCTCAATCTAAAATCATAAGCCCATCACAATTTCAGCTTTTCCAAATAGATTACCTACCAGAAGAAGCCATGGTGAATAGAAGACAAGCGACAGGCAGTGTATTCTGCACAATCAACTGGGATAAGGAAAGCCctgaaaatgattttcaaaaacatGCAATCactttctttgcctttctgtaTGTCATCAACCAAAAGAGATCTCACACCACATCTACATACATCGTCATAAAAATCACTACGTAGAATAAAGACGTCATTAACCAcgaaaaaaattaccaaaatctCAATGAACATATTGGGAAATATGACCTGAATATGATATTGGTTGCAGAAAATCAAGTTAACTGAGTTTGCTCGTTCATAAAACTcggatttttaaaatcagacgAAGTCACAAGGGTGAAGGATCTTTCTCCCCCGTAAACTCTTTAACATTTCCCCGAAACTGTAAGAAGATATTCCAGATTCAACTCAACAGTGCCCCCGGAGCCATCTTAATACTGCCTACAACTCATTGTGTAAATGAAATACCCACCCCTGCTTTGTCTGTGTCTGACGTGGTGGATAAAAAAACGCCCAAGCTAATAGTAACCAATAATGTTGAACTCCTATTGTCCCTCAGGTTTAAGCTCCCTTGCCCAACAGCAAGCAAAATGTTATTGAACCTCTAGATTTTTACTTATAATATTTGCTGCCGTTATGTCATGAAATATCCTGTATCTCTTGATCTTTTTAAGATTATGATTTTTGTAGACCCCAGCTAGTACCAAAAACGTAGGATGACAGGTTGCCAAAAGCTAGAAATTTAAACCAGAGGCAGCGACAAGATTTAGGCAAAGCAGAAAATTAGACGCAGCACCGGACCCAGGATGGGCGTGGTCCTGGTCCAGACGAGAAGAGGACCAGTCGCCTCCGGCCAATCAGAGCACGCCCTGCGCTCCGGCCCCTAGCCCCGCCCCCTTACTCCCCGCGCCTTTTCGAATCTCCCCGAACTCTCAACACCCCAGAGCCCGCGCGcgtgggaaggggaggggtgggCGGGGCTAACGGTCCAATCCGGGTAACTCCGCCCCTGCCTGACTCCCCCCGCGCAgacgcccccccccccccaccccccgccaaaAACACCTCCAGGCCGCCGCCACCACCCCCGTCACAGTTCACCGGGTGGGGCAGGCCCTGGGAACAGGCCCCCGGGTGGCCCCGCGGTGGGCTCGTCACCGCCTCCCGCCGTCCCTATGCCCAGCCTGCCGCCATCCAAGCTGTCCGCCCGTCCGGCCGCGAAGACAGAAGAACCCTCGCGGGGACCGGGAGCGCCGCCCCTCAGTCACCAGCTGCGGTCGCCAGGGGACGGTCGCGTCCCTGGCTGCCCGCAGTTTGGCCCTAAAGCCGCTGGCCCCGGGGGGCGCCGCCCCGTCCCTTCAGACAATGGGGACCCCGGCGGGGCCCGAAGGGAAGAGAGGGAGTGAGGTAAATGAGGGCCCACGCCCCCTATTGTCTCGTCGACAGCACCCCGGAGCGGACTCCGGGTGCTCGCCCAGCCCCCTGCCCACGAACAGCCGCGCCCCCAGACAGCGGGGACAAAGGCGAGGCTCCGCCCGAGCCACACACAAAGCGGAGCGACCCCCGCCCACCAGCCCCTCCGGGCCCCGCAGCCCCGCCCGCCGCCCTGCAGCAGGGGGTCGCTGCCACGGCCCAGCCCCTCCCGCCGGCCGGATCCCTCTTGCTGGCCGCAGCCAGCCGCCGCCTCCTCCGAGCCCCGCACCCACCTGCTCGGTCCGAGCCGCCTGACCACACTCTGAGCACCAACAGACCCGGGCGCGCACAAAAGCGCCAAACAGCGGCACGTGACCTCCCCGCGGGGCTCCGCATTGGCCGAGAGCGGCGGCACGTGCCGCCCCCGCCCCCAACAACCCGCGTGGAGCCCCGCCCCCCGGGACCCCGAAGCACCCCGGGAAGTGTAGTCCTGGCCGGCAGGGCAGGAGGACAATGCGGGGGGTTGCGGGACGCATGGGGAGCATCCCCAGGTGTGGGCCTGGGGCTGCGGGGGTGGTCTCGCCGTGGAAGAGGTAGTGGCAGTGGACCCCGGACTAGGTCCGAACCAGCTCCCCCTTCTCGAGAACAAGGGCAGGGTGgagcaggcgtggtggtggggtcCTTCCCTACCTTTCCAGAATTTGGCCGCCTGGACCCCGCCTTGTAAGAGCCACGTGTCCGCCTCGCCCCAAGGGCAGCACTCAGAGCAGTGCCCCTTCTAGTGCCCCACCCACATGGGTACCTAAGACGCCCGAGACCCTGTGACAACACAATGCCACTCCACGCCCTTGCGGGGCCCCCTGCCCCCTGCACCGAGACCGGCGTGTCACCCATATTGTTACATCATCGTAATTTCTAATCCACTCAGCCCACAGGTCGCGGGCGTGTCCCTTCCCTCGCTGTGTGCGTTCTTGCCAGCATCCTCAGGTTCCCGAGCCGGTGACCAGGGACCTGTGCGGGAAAGCGTGAGGCTCTGGAATTTGATCGCCTTTGGTCTAACAAAGCCACTCAGCTTAAATGCAGACTCCATCTGTTCTGCCAAGCCTTCCGCGGATGATAGGGGAGGAAGAGCAATAGTCGTTCTAGACTACACAGATTGCAGTTAAGTGTTGCTTTTGTTCTCAGAGCACGTGCTCCCCAGAGCAGCACTGggttccttttaaaaatcaaaaaaggagCCACAAGGTCGCTGTTCCCCCTGACCTGGATAGCTTGGAACCTCAGCAGAGGCACAAAGGAAATTCGTCTGACCGAGGCTTAGAATAACTGGCCCTTTCTTCcacaagaagagggaaaaaaataaatgaaatgtacatGGTCCCCGCCTCCTCCCATTCTCTGACCAAGACTGTGTCCTCCATTGGTGGTCAATACACCAAGGCACCTGCTTTGAGATCTTGACTAAACAGAAGaggtatctttattttattaatgggCTGCATCTCcccaaatcaagaaataaatgtgACCAACCTTCCTGAAACAGCCGTTCTAATTTAGAAAGACTCTCATGCCTAGTTAGCCACTAGGCATGTGCCAGAGATAAAATACAACTAAGAGGTGCCCGAGACAATAAAAACTGGATCATACAAGCAGCAGCACACTACACAAAGCAAACAATTAGCAATGCGCTGTTGCCTGAAATATGCTTGTTGCGGCACTTTTTCCAACAATCGCCCTTGTGTGGGGTCGGCCTCCCCCCGAAGCCAATCTAAGTGGTTTTCACTTAGCCTGTGAGCAGGACCAGGAATAATTCAGATTCTGAGCATTGAAAGGCTTCTCAGACCAAATTTGGCTTCAAAATGGCTAGGTGCTTCCATCTGTCATTTTTCTGAACAGAGTCTCAGAAATCATTAGAAAAGTTGGAGAGGGATGGGGATGAGACCCCTCAGGAAAGCGACAGATAGGCAGGCAACACAAATGAGCAAGGAACCCAAGCCCAAGAGGTCCTTACCCACTGAACAGGCTTTTTATCTTGAAGCCTTTGTATTTGATCTGGAGGTTCACGGAGGAAAGTCCCACtcatttaatgcatttttttaagtACAATAAATTGCCACACAAAAATCTCACATTCCTAACTATTAATGTTgtgacagaaaaaggaaataaatctttCAAAACACTGATTATTTTAAAGCACTTACACTGCTTCCCcccaccttttctttctccctagaGCAGATGTCTATTTCCATGGAAACCATAGCAAGGAACGTAGATGTTAGAACTCATGTcgatttttaatcttttttagcAATGCCACTTGGCTTCTGGGTTTGTTGGGAGATGCCTGGTTCGGCCAGTCTGTGACAATGTCCCGAGCTCCTCACAGCTGCTTGAGGACTGAGAGGGCTGGGTTAAAGTTTCCCCTAGAATGAGCCTGTGAATAAAAAGGTGCTTTTGAGGTGGGATGATTCctgtccttttattattattattattttactttaaaaaattgagacagggtctcactatgttgcccaggttgacctcgaactcctgggatcaagagatcctcttgtctcagcctcccaaagtgctgggattacaggcatgagccaccgcacccgacctgaTCCCTGTCCTTTAGGGTGGGGCTGCCTTTCCGAGAGCCAGATCACAGCTCATTGTCAGCTTCTGTGGGTATCCTATATAAGCCTTGGAATAGGAAGGGCTTTCAGCTGTAAGGAGAGACAACAGCTTTGCCACTTCACTTTGGAGAGGGGCAGAATCGCCCTTCTGGAAAGCTTCCTAAAACGAACTTCAAGATCCACTCTCTTCTGAAGTGGCAGCAAGGAGTTAATGTTCACATCTTGGAACTGTCTATCTTTACCCATGAGAATTATTTTTGCCTCTGCTCAGATGGTTTGGTTGGATTGTTATGGAGCTGGCTGTGACTATGGAGCCACACAACGAAGTGGAGATATGGCAGTCATCCAGCTTATTTGATCTGTGTAGACAGCTAAAGGAGAGCTCTTCAGGCTTCAAAGTCCAGAAGGAATGTCTACACTGATCGAACGGCGGGCCAGGCCGTTGTCAGATCTCCTCTCCTGCCAGACAGCCCGGCAGCCTTTGTTCATTGTTGGCCTTGAGGCTGCAGGGTTTGTCTCCCACATGGCGCCTCCAAGTTCCACAGCTGCTTGTGAGGCCTGTCCTTGGCCAAAGGGTGTCGTGGGAGAGAGAGGTTTGCTTGTTGTCCCCAGTCTCTCTGTTCCCTTTGTCCCCTAATCCTCAAGCACTATGCTCTAACACTCCCTTCTCTATTCGAAACCTGTCTATGAGTCTGCTATTTTACATGTCAGTCTCCCTCACTAGACCATTAGGTCCTAGAGGGCAGGGTGCTGTCTTTCTCTTGGTATCCCTAGTGCAGTGGCCATTCTCAGGCCTGGCCCAGGATGGTGTCGCCTGAATGTTTGCAGAGAACTTTGGGAAAGAATAAcctctcagccaggcatggtggctcacacctctaatcccagcactttgggaggtcgaggcgggcggatcacaagatcaggagatcaagaccatcctggctaacacgatgaaaccctgtctctactaaaaatacaaaaaattagccaggcgtggtggcgggcgcctgtagtcccagctatgcaggaggctgaggcaggagaatggcgtgaacctgggaggcggaggttgcggtgagctgagattagcaccactacacttttttttctttttttttgagaaggagtctcgttctgtcacccaggctggagtgcagtggtgcgatctcggctcactgcaagctccgcctcccaggttcacgccattctcctggctcagccttcagagtagctgggacttacaggcgcctgccaccacacctggctaattttttgtatttttttagtagagacggggtttcactgtgttagccaggatggtctcgatctcctgaccctg
Protein-coding regions in this window:
- the STMN1 gene encoding stathmin isoform X1; protein product: MRSPAGRSRAAVWRFCARPGLLVLRVWSGGSDRAGLSLSQLIVQNTLPVACLLFTMASSDIQVKELEKRASGQAFELILSPRSKESVPEFPLSPPKKKDLSLEEIQKKLEAAEERRKSHEAEVLKQLAEKREHEKEVLQKAIEENNNFSKMAEEKLTHKMEANKENREAQMAAKLERLREKDKHIEEVRKNKESKDPADETEAD